The window ATTTCAATAACCGGGCTGAAATCCGTGGACTGCTCATCGAGGGCTGGAATACCGGCTGGGAATACTGGGGAACTGATTCGCTGGGCTTTTTCGATTTCACTACCCCCTACCCTGATTTCGATCTGCAGGAAGTAGCCGATTACGCCCAAGAAAATAATGTAGCCTTGGTTGGTCATCACGAAACATCGGGACAAGCTGCCCACTACGAAACCCGGCTTGATACTGCTTTTCAACTATATCAAGATCTGGGCATCCATCACGTGAAAACAGGCTATGCCGGCGGCGTAATCCCCAAGGGAGAATATCACCACGGACAATGGATGGTTCGCCATTATCGTAACGTGGTGGAAAAAGCAGCGAAGTACCAAATTGGCGTCAATGCTCACGAACCTATCAAGGCAACCGGGCTACGACGGACCTATCCCAATATGATGACCCGTGAAGGCGTTCGTGGTATGGAATATAATGCCTGGAGCGAAGGCATGCCTCCCGGGCATACCACTATTCTACCATTTACTCGTGTTCTGGGAGGGCCTATTGATTACACACCCGGCATTTTTGATATCACATTTGATGAATATTCAGATGACGAACAAGTAAAGTCGACCTTAGCTAACCAGTTGGCACTGTATGTTGTGCTCTACAGCCCCATGCAGATGGCGGCCGATCTTCCCGAAAACTACCTGACTGATGATGGAGAATTTCATCCCATGTTTCAGTTTATTCATGAGGTACCTGTAGACTGGGATACCTCACACATTCTGGACGCTCAAATTGGTGATTATGTAGTGACTACGCGGAAAGAAAAAAGAACAGATAACTGGTTTTTAGGAGCTATTACCGATGAAGAGGAACGTACAAAGAAAGTTTCCCTGGATTTCCTTGATGATGGCAAAACATACGAGGCTATCATCTATCATGATGGAGAAAATGCTCACTGGCAGGATAATCCCACCGATTATCAAATAAAGACCCAGGAAGTGACAGCTGGTACTACGCTTGAACTCTGGATGGCTCCGGGTGGCGGAACGGCCATCAGCTTTGAGGCGTTATAAAATTCGACGTCACTAAAACATCGAGTTATGTTTACGCTTTATCACCAAAAGTCGGATACTTTTACAAACTGGGTAGAAAACAAACTACAGGAGATGGTCGTAGCCCACAAAGTTGTTGATATAGATGAATATAATTCCGATTCCCTACCCGAAAATATCTCTACTGATGACTTGCCGATACTGAGTGATGGCCACAAGCATTGCTCATCTCCTGAGGAGATCAAAACATTTCTCGAGGAATTAGACAGAGACTTGCAGTTTAGTCGAAGCCTGACCTCTGATGCCTGTGTCATAGATCCCGATAACCCCAAGAAGTGTCTTTAAAAGCAATACCCTTTTAAACAAATTGGTTTGATATCCCAAGAAGGATCCATCCGGCAACAATAACTTCGGATGGATCTTTTTTTATTCCGGATAAATCGACTTCTTGGCAGCAAGCAGGGTATTTTTCATCAACATAGCAACCGTCATTGGCCCTACACCACCAGGCACGGGCGTAATCCAGCTGGCTTTTTCTTTCACACTTTCAAAGTCACAATCTCCCACCAAGCTGTAACCTTTATCTTTGGTTTCATCAGCCACCCGATTGATACCCACGTCAATTACCACAACTCCTTCTTTAACCATCTCTCCTTTTATAAACTCTGGCTGGCCAGCTGCAACCACTAAAATATCCGCCCCGATCGTATGCTTGGTAAGATCCTTTGTATACTTATGGCAAACAGTCGTCGTGGTTTTACCCTGTTCACCACTCTCTTTGTTCAACAGAATAGAAATAGGTCGCCCCACAATATTGCTGGCTCCAACTACTACGGCATGTTTTCCTTTTGTGGGGATGCTATAGTGCTTTAATAACTCGAGAATTCCTGCCGGTGTACACGAGCGAAAACTGGGTTGTCCCACCGTTAACCGGCCAACATTCATCGGGTGAAATCCATCTACATCTTTACGAAAATCAATAGATTCAATAACATCGTGCGCTGACAGGTGATTGGGAAGTGGCAGCTGAACCAAAATACCATCTACCGAATCATCTTCATTTAATTTATTTATAGTAGTTTTCAGCTCTTTGCCTGAAATCGTATCCGGCAACCGCATAGTATCCGTTTCGATCCCCACCTCTTTACAGGCTCGCGTTTTCGCTCCCACATACACATCTGAAGCAGGGTTATTACCCACCAAAACAACCTGTAGAAATGGTGGACGATGGCCCGCTTCTGTCCAGTCTTCTACATCCTGGCGAACCTCATCACGTGTTAGCTGAGCAACTTTTTTTCCGTCTATAATCTTTGCTGACATTCTAAGTACTTTTTATATCTAATATTAGCAGTCTAAATCATACGAAATACGAGATACGCACCTTTAGTTGATGCGTATTTCGTATTGCGTATTTTCAACGTTCAATATTGTACTTTTTCATTTTGTTATACATATGACTCCGCTGAATATCGATGGCTTGGGCCGTTTGTGAGATATTCCAGTCATTTTCTTCCAGCTTACGGATTAAAAACACTCGTTCGGCCGACTCTTTGAATCCCTGAAACGTATCCATGTCATCAACTAATTCTTCGATGGCATCTCCTTTCTTCTTACCTGAAAGTGTCAGCGATTGCACATCATCTTGGGTGATAGTGGAATCTTCAGCCAATAATCCCAAACGCTCAATTCCATTTTGAAGCTCACGAACATTCCCCGACCAGTTTTGTTTTTTAAGCTCTTCCAAGGCCTCATCAGTAAAACTGATTCCCGAAAACATAATGTCTTTTTGAGCCAATCGTTCAAGCCAATCCTTGGCAAGTAACGGGATATCATCGCGCCGCTTTCGCAATGGGGGTACATGAATAGGAATCACATTTAACCGATGATACAGATCCTCACGAAAACCACCCGTTTCAATTTCTTCCAGCAAATCTTTGTTGGTTGCTGATACAACACGGACATCTACAGAAATCTTTTGGGTACCTCCTACGCGAACGATGGCATTTTCCTGAAGGGCACGGAGCACTTTTGCCTGGGCATCGGGACTCATATCTCCCACCTCATCCAAAAAGAGGGTGCCTCCATCAGCTTGCTCAAACTTCCCAATTCGTTGACTTGTAGCCCCCGTAAACGATCCTTTTTCATGGCCAAAAAGCTCGCTTTCCAGCAGGTCGGCAGGAATAGCTGCACAGTTTACATCTACAAAAGTACCACTGCTGCGATCACTTTTCTCGTGAACCCAGCGTGCCACCAGCTCTTTTCCTGTTCCGTTTTCACCGGTGATCATCACCCGCGAACTGGTTTGCGCCACCTTATCGATGGTTTTCTTAATCTTTTTAATAGCATCACTTTCTCCAATAATATCAGGTACATCAGGTAGCCGTGATTTAATGCTTTTGTTTTCTTCCGTTAACCGATGCTGATCCAACGCATTACGAACGCTCACCAACAGTCTATTTAGATCCGGCGGCTTTTCAATAAAATCGAACGCTCCTTTTTTCGTAGCCTCCACTGCAATTTCGATGTTACCATGCCCAGAAATCATAATCACGGGAAAATGATACTGCTCGCTTTTCAGCTTTGACAATATTTCCATGCCGTCCATACCCCGCATCTTGATATCCAATAACATCAAATCGATACGATGATCCTTCAATATGCTAAAAACCTTTTCCCCGTTCTCAGCTTCAAGAACGTTATAATCCTCAAACTCAAGAATATCGCGCAGTGAATTACGGATACTCTGTTCATCATCCGTAATTAAAATTGTAGGTTTTTTTTCGGACATCAGCGGTTAATACTTAACGTAAATATTTTCCAAAATTTGCTCGTGAATAGAATCAATATAAGAAGTTTTCTGCGTGTAGTTATTTGTAACCACCGAAAAAACAAGCGGCTGGCCAGATATACCTTTCATATAACCACTCAAGCTACGCACCCCGGAAACATATCCTGTTTTACCGATGACATTTTCTCGGAGAGGAGAATTCCGAAATCGATGTTCCAGCGACCCATCCTTTCCGGCAACCGGCAAACTTTTTTTATACGTATCAAAGTGGGGATGTGATCTCATCCCAACCAATAATTGACTAATATTTTCCATTTTCAGCAATGTTGAAGATGACATCCCCGAAGCATCGGCTATCTCAACTTTCGTGGTATCCATCTGCATAGAATCAGCAAAATCTTTCACCAGGGTTAACCCAAGTTCAGTGCTACCAGCGGTGTTAAAATGCTCAGCAGCTGCTGTTTTTAACAACATTTCAGCGTAAAAGTTATCACTTTCTTTATTGAGTTGACCCAATAACGAATCTAACGATACCGATACATGCTCATGTAATACCTTGTACTTTTCAGTCTCCCAGTTTCGTGATTTTTCATCAACAATAATTCGTCCGTCAAGCTCAATAGAACCGTCTTCCAGATACTTCTTAAACGTATCCAGAAAAAATAGCGAAGCCTCTTTAATAGAGAGCGACTCTTTTTCCACATATCCCTTTGGAAGCTTACTACCCAACATGATAGTATTGGTGCCGGGAATACGGCGATAAAACTCATCATATTCCGTATCCGCTGGGGTTATCACCTGGTCGTTTTCAAAGTTCACATACTCAGTATCAAAAGGGAACCACTCAATTTCCGGCTTTTCCCCGACCTCTCCATTGGCATAGACCGTTAAATCAACGGCATTATTATTAAATGATAGCGCATTTATTTCCACGCCATAATAAAATGAGAGATCTTCCCAGCTCCACCCTTTCGGATAAGGATGCTCATCAAAGTAAGAATCATTACCTATGAGGTTACCCTCAATTTTCCGGATACCGCGCTCATAGAGCGCAGAAAAAAACTTATCAAAAACATGAAAACGATCTTCCCTGTAAAAACGTCCACTAATCGAAGGATCTCCCACCCCACGAATCACAATATCTCCATGCCAGGTATCTCCTTTTTGTTGCCCCAGCCCATACATTTTGGTACGAAAACGATAGTTAGGGCCCAACTCATCTAAAATGGTAGCAGAAGTTAACAGCTTTAAGTTCGAGGCGGGCCGAACCATTTTTTCAAAATTATATCCCTCCAAAACTTTCCCGGTTGTATCCCGAACAATCACCGACCAAAAGGCATCGCTGGCGCGACTGTTTTCAATCGTATTAACAACCTCAGGGGAATAAATTATTTGCTGCCCTCGGACCGAGCCGCCTAATAGCAATAGCGCAACAAATACACCTATGCTCAACCACGTAGATAACCTTTGAGGCATAACCCTTATTTAATTACTTAACATATTAGCCGTTTAGCGTAACGTGTTCTTCTTTTTTAAACTGTTCAATAATTTCTTCAGCCGTAGAACACTCTCGCAGGCGCTCCCGAAATTCGGTATTATTCATGAGTCGAGAAATCCGGCTAAGCATTTTGATGTGTAAACTATTACTGGCCTGCGGTCCCACCAAGAGAAAAACCATATTCACTGGCTCACTGTCAATGGCTTCATATTCAACGGGTTCTTTCAGAATAGCAAAAGCCGCATATGTTTGATTTATACCTGATGCTTTACCGTGTGGAATCGCCAATCCTTTTCCAACGCCCGTAGACATTATTCGTTCTCGCTCAAAAACAGCCTCTCTAATTTCATCAAGTTCTCCATCCGATACTAAATGTTCTAATGAAGAAATCATCCTGTTCAATATCTCAGCTTTATCTTTGGCTTCTAAGTTGGGCAACACCGTTTTCTCGTTCAACAAGCTGAAAATATTCATGCGAAAAAATCTAAATTAGTTATTTCATATGCAGTTCAAATATACTCATCGTTTTTCATCTGTTACAACTTAATTACAGCATCAATTTTTCGACTCGTATTTGGAATTTCAGTTTAATTCTTGGGAACAAATTTTGTAAACTTTGCTGATGGATTTTTTACAAGGAATAACGACAATTTTAGCCAAGGATTTACAAACCGAACTCCGGTCGAGATATGCCATAAATACCGTTTTGGCATTCGTGAGTGCCGCGCTGCTGCTCATCCTGTTTGCCCTTAATGCCGAGCAGCTGGCTCCCACCCCCAAAAGCGCACTGGTTTGGATTGTGATACTTTTTGCCGCACTCTCAAGTCTCTCGCGTTCTTTTGTAATGGAAACCGACCGTAAAACCTTTGACCTTTTGCGACTTCATTGTAACGCTTCGGAGGTTTTCCTCGGCAAGCTGTGCTACAATTTTCTCTTTACCTTATCGGTAAACATCGTCACCTTTTTTCTATACATCTTTTTACTGGGGATGCCTTTGGCAGATGCTACAGCTTTTGTGCTCGTTTTGCTTTTTGGAACAGCTGGCTTGTCGGCGGTATCTACCATGCTGGGGGCTATTGTTTCGCAGGCCGACCGTAAGGGTGCTATCTTTTCGGTACTAAGTATCCCATTGCTTTTTCCGTTGATTCTGATTCTTGTGCGAACCACAAAAGCAGCCTTAATTGATGGCTTTACCGATAATTACCTCAACGACTTTTGGGCACTGGTGGGGTATGCAGGTGTAACCATCACTGCAGGAATTTTACTTTTTGATTATATCTTTGAAGAATAATGTATTATGATCGACTATAAAGATCTTTCGTTTAGCTTTGGTGATCGACGGCTCGTAGGCCAATCTTTTGCGCGTGAGCAAATCGAACGTATCACCCACTCGGGACGCATAAGTCATGCTTATCTCTTTTCGGGACCTTCTGGCATTGGTAAAACGGCCTTTGCCCTTGCTTTTGCCGAGCTTATTAATGGTGTTGATCATCTTACGAATCTCGGTAGTCAAGCATTTTCAAAAAAATCCACCTGGTTTACCCATCCCGATATCCACGTATTTTTACCGGTACCTACCAATGTTTCGGTGGAAGAACTGCGCGAACGGTTAGAACTCCTGCGTGAAGATCCCTACGAAATTGTTGATTTTAGCCTGCGTCCCTCACTGACCAATGAAGAAAGCACCAAAAATAAACGCGCTTTTTATCCCATCGATTACTTCCGGGAAGAAATTCGTCCAACGGCTTACTATAAGCCTAACGAAGGGCAAAAAACGGTTGTTATAATGACCGGCATTGAAAACATGAAAAAAGAAGCTGCCAACTCTTTTCTAAAACTGTTAGAAGAACCCGCAGAAGATCTCATCTTTTTACTTACAACTGATCATACCGAGGCGCTGTTACCAACAATTATTTCACGATGCCAACACATTCAGTTGTCGCCACTCAAAACAGACGAAATCAAACGAGCATTAATCGAACATGACGATGTGCCCGAAAACGAAGCCTCCTATTTAGCGCGGGTTTCGGGCGGCAATTATGCTATGACGCGCTTTTTTGATGTGGATACCTTAAAAAGCACGCGAGAAGCTATTATTGAATATCTGAGATACGCTTATATGCAAGATGCGGTTAATATTACTGAAACAGCACAAGATTGGCAGAGTGAGCAGAATCTTGAAGGACAAATTGCGATTTTAAATGTCATGGAGGTCTTTCTCCGCGACTTGCTTGTTTACCGGTCAACACAAAAGAAAGAGCTCATTACCAATGCCGATCAAATTGATGTCATCAAGAAGTTTTGCGAAACGCTTGCGGACGCCCGGCTTGAAGATATGATTGAACAGGTTAACGAATGTAAACCTATGGTGTATCAAAACGTACAGCCCAAGCTTATCTTTACCGTCTTGGCCCTCCGATTCTCTCACTTGATGAGAGACAGCGATCCCGTTATCAGCAAAAATAATTCATGGAAACACTTACCCGCTTTTTCTGAATGATGAATAATTCCGGACACGACATATTCTTCACAAAAATGCAGGCCGCTGGCAACGACTTTGTGGTTATCGATAACCGTTCAAAAACCTATACTAAAGATCAGCTTATTGCCCTGGCTCCCGACATTTGTGATCGAAGGTTTGGTGTGGGATCAGACGGTATTCTGGCGTTGTTTCCCTCAGAGCGAAAAGAGGTTGACTATACCATGTTCTACCGAAATCCCGACGGCAGCGATGCCGGAATGTGCGGCAACGGTGCAAGGTGCATGGCATTATTTGCACAGTCCTTGGGCTTTGCTGACAAGCATACCTTTAATGTACATGACAACATTTATGAGGCTCATATTTTAGCTGAGGATACCGTTTCTGTTGCCTTCCCTATGGAAGCGTCGGTTGAGGAGCTAACGCTTGATGACGAGCAATTATACGCTATTCATACCGGCACTCAGCATTTGGTTCTTCCCGTAGAAAAGCAGGAGTTAGAAGAGGAGAAAACTCTTGTTCAGCAGGGACGTCATTTGCGGTACCATAAACACTTTGCTCCAAAAGGGACTAATGTAAATTTTATCTATGGAGCCCACGATACTGCTCTTCACCTTCAAACGTATGAGCGTGGTGTTGAAGATTTAACACTGGCCTGTGGCACCGGTGCCATTGCCTCGGCCCTTGTCTGGCATCATCTGCAAAACAATACTTCGACAGCAGGGAAATACTCTGTAGATACAAAAGGAGGCACCCTAAATGTTCACTTTGCTTTTGATGTTAACAATAAGACATACCGTAATATTAAACTCGAAGGTCCGGCCCACTTTGTTTTTAAAGGATCATATCTGCAATAAGATATCTATACTCATCATTTTGGGGATTATTTTGGGAGGTTGTGCCCCTTCCAATACATCTCAGAATCATAAAAAAACATCCCAAACTAAACCTCTTGAGGGAGCATTTTCCCTCCCCCAGCAGAAGGCATCTCCAAATGACATCCAAAGCATTCAACTACATCCCAAAGGGCAACCCGGACAAGCCCCCATCATTCGGTTGAACTCAAAACAACAGCTGGAACTTTCTTTTGATTATCTGGGAAGCCAAAATCGTCAGTTTCGAGTCACGGTTGTTCATTATGATCAGGACTGGCAGCAAAGCAGCATTGGCCCTAACACCTATCTCGACAGTTTTTCTGAGACAACTATAACATCTTCGCAAGCAAGTTTCGGGCAACGCCCTTCGTATCATCATGTGCAATTTTCTTTCCCTAATAATGAACTGCGTCCAGCAGTAAGTGGAAATTTTCTACTGGAAGTCCGTTCTACTGATGATAATACGCTTCTATTTTCAATGCCCTTTTTTGTCACTGAAGATGAGGGGGCAATTAAAACAGAGATTAAACAGCAATTTACCCAACGACGTGATGGACGTCCTCTTAACCAACTATTTAGCACCTACCGTTATCCTGGCTTTGTAGAATATCCGCAATTTGATTTGGGAATGTCGTTTGCGCACAATCAATTTTGGGGACAAACAAAAATTGTAAAATCCCTTGATACGATTACCCCCGGTGAACTCAGGGGATATATCGAAGACGAAAATGCTTTTATCGGAAACTATGAATTCAAGCATCTTAACCTTCAAGATTTTACAGCAGATGGGCGGCAAATTATAGAATATCAACCCGACACCATACCACCCAAAATCACTTTACGGAGAGATGTGCAAAATCTCGATTTTAATCCACGTTTCGAAAGATCAGATTTATTTCAAAAGGGACCGAGTGATGGGCACAACAACCAATATGCCCAAGTCAAATTTCAACTGGAGACTGTTGATAGTATTCCTCACTCATCGGATATCTACGTAGTTGGAGACTTCAACAACTGGATACTTAATGAGCAAAACAAAATGGATTATGACAATACGGAGCAGTTATGGAAAGGTAACGCACTCATCAAGCAGGGCTCTTATGCTTATAAATATGTTATTGTTGATAACAACCGGATTGATGATCTGAACCTCGATCAAGGATTTTTATCAAGCCGACAAATATATTTCACCTTCATCTATTTTAATGATCCTGACCGACATTTTGATCGACTATTGAAAGTAGATCGAATCATAAAGTAACGACATATCTAAACAAAAAGTCTCCAACACCTACATGCCGGAGACCTTTTATCCCATCTAACAAATGAGCATTCTAAAAATCTAAGCCAATGGTTATATAGTGGATAGGATCGCTGTCAAATCCGCCACGATAGTATGGCCAACCTACATCGTAACGAAGCGGAAATCCAAACAAAATTGTTCGCAGACCAAATCCCGCTCCCATTAAGATATCACCATCATTAGCCGGGACATTAAATGTGCCATTCCCTGTATCAACTTGACGTTGTGTTCTTTTACTCACCCGAAAATCAAGGTCACTCTCATTGAGTACCTCTTCGTCACGATTTCCAGCTTGATTACGATATTCAAAGACTACATCCTGTCCCCAAGCCATACCGGCATCCCAGAAAGCGACTCCTGTTAGGTTATACAGTGGCAAAATGGGAATAGGTCCGGGTAGTATAGCTGCAAACAGTGGAAAGCGGAACTCCGCGTTCATCAAAGAAAACCGATCACCATAGATCGAATTATAGGGATGCCCTCGTAACGGCAGCGCGGGTAAGGTGAAAAATGTACTGCCAAAACGGTCGGAAGGAATACTTCGTCCCGAATATCGCGCATTAATCCATCCAAGCATACCCCCCATAAAGAAGGTCTGCGCATCTCGTCCAAAAGAAGCTGCTCCCGAACCACGAAATGCTAATGAATATCGGGATCCCAAATTAAAATACTTCCGGTAGTCGCCCAGTATAGAAGCAAACTGTAAAGTCTCATTCGTGATGGGCGGACTCCCTGTTAAACTAATTGAATAACGCGACCCTCCGGCGGGAGCCAAATAACCGGGGAGCGTTTTATCACTGGTGTAAACAATCTGCGGATATGCAAAAGAGGTTGATTCATTTTGAGTAATATCAGCATAAGCAACGCTGTAGTCCTGGGCTACCCCAATCATCGAGATTCCGGCATCAATACGGCGAAATTTATCAATAGGATATTGCATGTTCACCCCACCCCCAAACGAGCGAAAGCGATATAACTGGCCGGAAAAATCCTGGAAGTTGTTAGCATTATGAAAAAAGGTAAACTGCCAGTTTGTCCTGTTTTCTAAATACGCATATTGCAAGAAATAGGTACTATTTCTCAAATCCAGGTTCAAATTCGTACCAAATGCAATTTGATGGTTCCCTAAAAGGTCACTGAACTGTATCTGGGTAATACCATACGTTCCATATGAGGTGGATATATTTCCGCCTGCATAAATAATATCGGTACTGAAACGCAGGCGATATTCTTGCGGAATATATCGTCCATCCTCGGTCCGATTTCCTTCAAGGTTAAATTTTGCCTCATCCATGTATTCAGCCACAAAAGCCGTGTCTTCTTCTACCGAAGAGTCAAATACATAATTACGAAAATCAAAATTATCACCCTCTTCTTGCTCGGTAGTATCTTGGACCGTTGCCATCGTATCTTGCACAGTTGCACTCGTATCTACGATCGCCTCTTTGGGTTCCGGATCAACTTGAGAAGCAACAGCATCTGTCAAGCTTGTTTGGCTTAATGGCTCCTTCGTAAGCATATTTTGGACATATCTTGTAGCCGGCACACGCTCACCTTGTGATTCCTGTGCCCGTCGTTTCGCCCATTGGTTGGGCTCCAAAGGCTGATCCTTAATGCGACTTAACGGCGATTGAATCATAAAAATATCCAATGCCCCTTCATTAATCGAATTCACCGCTAACCGACTGGCATCAGCACTAATTGACATCTGCATAACTCCAGTTTGCAGATCCGTTATGGGCGATGAAGTTCGATCCTCTAAATTCATCAAATAAACGTTGGGGATACCGTTTTCATCAGAAATATAAAAGAGTTTTCCATCTCTGCTTGTCGCCGGCTGGTTTTCATTCCACTGAGGCGTTTTCGTAAGGCGATCAGCCCGGGCATTACCAATCTTTACCGCGTAAATATCTGAGCTATATATATCCTCGCTCATCAACAGCCGGGACGTATTTTTTACATTATTCAGACGGACATTGTCACCTCGGTGCGATACAAAATAGATCGTTTCAGAATCAGCCCCCCAAGCCGGTTCGTAATCAGAATACACATCATTCGTTACGTTACTAAACTCCTGCGTTTGCAGATTGTAGACATAAATATCTTTGTTGGGACCAATATTACCGTCAAACGTAATTTTATTTCCATCTGGTGACCACGCTACTGAACCGATCGCATCCACTTTGGGAAAACGAACCATCTGCACTTTACCTGTTTCATAATCGACAATGGCTAAGTTATCATTCCCTTTTGATTTTGTAGAAAGCGCAATTTTTCGTCCATCAGGGGACCAGGTCAAGTTGGGATTCAAAATATTCAACTCTTCAAAGTTGATGTTATCTTCTCCCTTAATAAGCGTCTTAATCTTTTCGCCGGTGATTGCACTAATAACCACAACATCAAAATAGCCACGCTTATTGGTGATCATTGCTATTTTATCGCCTTGGGGAGATACAGCGGGACTGGTATTATATGATCCTGATTTGCCACGTTCTGTCACATGATCCGCAAACGAAGTGATATCTTCGCGATTGGCTACCTCCGGTAAATACCGTTTGCGATAAAAATCTTGCCAACGTTTTGACAATTCCTCAAGGCT of the Fodinibius sp. Rm-B-1B1-1 genome contains:
- a CDS encoding glycoside hydrolase family 97 protein, giving the protein MEDLSTVSSPNGNLLVTFSLSDSGTPQYAAQYEGAQIIDTSGLGFEFRDALPLNDSLRITNIESRSFDETWQPVWGEQEEVRNQYNELLISLEETGNTNRTINVRFRVFDDGIGFRYEVPEQESMGDSLFIMDEKTEFALTGDHTSWWIPADYDSYEYNYKQSKVSAIDASEFASENERVDRQIDNFNAANTPLTMKTADGVYLSFHEANLTDYAGMTLGVTGDLKLKSELVPWADGTKVKTKAPFNTPWRTIQVSKSAGDLAESFILQNLNNPNKLKNTSWIEPMKYTGIWWEMHIEKSAWGMEEAAEGSFDNPGRSAHGATTENAKRYIDFNNRAEIRGLLIEGWNTGWEYWGTDSLGFFDFTTPYPDFDLQEVADYAQENNVALVGHHETSGQAAHYETRLDTAFQLYQDLGIHHVKTGYAGGVIPKGEYHHGQWMVRHYRNVVEKAAKYQIGVNAHEPIKATGLRRTYPNMMTREGVRGMEYNAWSEGMPPGHTTILPFTRVLGGPIDYTPGIFDITFDEYSDDEQVKSTLANQLALYVVLYSPMQMAADLPENYLTDDGEFHPMFQFIHEVPVDWDTSHILDAQIGDYVVTTRKEKRTDNWFLGAITDEEERTKKVSLDFLDDGKTYEAIIYHDGENAHWQDNPTDYQIKTQEVTAGTTLELWMAPGGGTAISFEAL
- the folD gene encoding bifunctional methylenetetrahydrofolate dehydrogenase/methenyltetrahydrofolate cyclohydrolase FolD, with the protein product MSAKIIDGKKVAQLTRDEVRQDVEDWTEAGHRPPFLQVVLVGNNPASDVYVGAKTRACKEVGIETDTMRLPDTISGKELKTTINKLNEDDSVDGILVQLPLPNHLSAHDVIESIDFRKDVDGFHPMNVGRLTVGQPSFRSCTPAGILELLKHYSIPTKGKHAVVVGASNIVGRPISILLNKESGEQGKTTTTVCHKYTKDLTKHTIGADILVVAAGQPEFIKGEMVKEGVVVIDVGINRVADETKDKGYSLVGDCDFESVKEKASWITPVPGGVGPMTVAMLMKNTLLAAKKSIYPE
- a CDS encoding sigma-54 dependent transcriptional regulator, whose product is MSEKKPTILITDDEQSIRNSLRDILEFEDYNVLEAENGEKVFSILKDHRIDLMLLDIKMRGMDGMEILSKLKSEQYHFPVIMISGHGNIEIAVEATKKGAFDFIEKPPDLNRLLVSVRNALDQHRLTEENKSIKSRLPDVPDIIGESDAIKKIKKTIDKVAQTSSRVMITGENGTGKELVARWVHEKSDRSSGTFVDVNCAAIPADLLESELFGHEKGSFTGATSQRIGKFEQADGGTLFLDEVGDMSPDAQAKVLRALQENAIVRVGGTQKISVDVRVVSATNKDLLEEIETGGFREDLYHRLNVIPIHVPPLRKRRDDIPLLAKDWLERLAQKDIMFSGISFTDEALEELKKQNWSGNVRELQNGIERLGLLAEDSTITQDDVQSLTLSGKKKGDAIEELVDDMDTFQGFKESAERVFLIRKLEENDWNISQTAQAIDIQRSHMYNKMKKYNIER
- the dacB gene encoding D-alanyl-D-alanine carboxypeptidase/D-alanyl-D-alanine-endopeptidase; this translates as MPQRLSTWLSIGVFVALLLLGGSVRGQQIIYSPEVVNTIENSRASDAFWSVIVRDTTGKVLEGYNFEKMVRPASNLKLLTSATILDELGPNYRFRTKMYGLGQQKGDTWHGDIVIRGVGDPSISGRFYREDRFHVFDKFFSALYERGIRKIEGNLIGNDSYFDEHPYPKGWSWEDLSFYYGVEINALSFNNNAVDLTVYANGEVGEKPEIEWFPFDTEYVNFENDQVITPADTEYDEFYRRIPGTNTIMLGSKLPKGYVEKESLSIKEASLFFLDTFKKYLEDGSIELDGRIIVDEKSRNWETEKYKVLHEHVSVSLDSLLGQLNKESDNFYAEMLLKTAAAEHFNTAGSTELGLTLVKDFADSMQMDTTKVEIADASGMSSSTLLKMENISQLLVGMRSHPHFDTYKKSLPVAGKDGSLEHRFRNSPLRENVIGKTGYVSGVRSLSGYMKGISGQPLVFSVVTNNYTQKTSYIDSIHEQILENIYVKY
- a CDS encoding PTS sugar transporter subunit IIA, with the translated sequence MNIFSLLNEKTVLPNLEAKDKAEILNRMISSLEHLVSDGELDEIREAVFERERIMSTGVGKGLAIPHGKASGINQTYAAFAILKEPVEYEAIDSEPVNMVFLLVGPQASNSLHIKMLSRISRLMNNTEFRERLRECSTAEEIIEQFKKEEHVTLNG
- a CDS encoding heme exporter protein CcmB, which encodes MDFLQGITTILAKDLQTELRSRYAINTVLAFVSAALLLILFALNAEQLAPTPKSALVWIVILFAALSSLSRSFVMETDRKTFDLLRLHCNASEVFLGKLCYNFLFTLSVNIVTFFLYIFLLGMPLADATAFVLVLLFGTAGLSAVSTMLGAIVSQADRKGAIFSVLSIPLLFPLILILVRTTKAALIDGFTDNYLNDFWALVGYAGVTITAGILLFDYIFEE
- a CDS encoding ATP-binding protein, with amino-acid sequence MIDYKDLSFSFGDRRLVGQSFAREQIERITHSGRISHAYLFSGPSGIGKTAFALAFAELINGVDHLTNLGSQAFSKKSTWFTHPDIHVFLPVPTNVSVEELRERLELLREDPYEIVDFSLRPSLTNEESTKNKRAFYPIDYFREEIRPTAYYKPNEGQKTVVIMTGIENMKKEAANSFLKLLEEPAEDLIFLLTTDHTEALLPTIISRCQHIQLSPLKTDEIKRALIEHDDVPENEASYLARVSGGNYAMTRFFDVDTLKSTREAIIEYLRYAYMQDAVNITETAQDWQSEQNLEGQIAILNVMEVFLRDLLVYRSTQKKELITNADQIDVIKKFCETLADARLEDMIEQVNECKPMVYQNVQPKLIFTVLALRFSHLMRDSDPVISKNNSWKHLPAFSE